Proteins co-encoded in one Sphingopyxis sp. BE259 genomic window:
- a CDS encoding MFS transporter — translation MASTALPSAGQPGGDAALRPRTVAAYAATAGPTVILGLPFSVYLPPYIAEGGVISVALVGLLFSLTTIWDGVVDPLIGTMVDRVRTGPGAHRRWMLLALVPLSLLLLALVTVGDRLPFAALFVMMVLFYSSFSLYEVAQLSWGSALVRSPRDSALLYGVRDWFAKIALILAFAAPAAAQLLIPGVSLQGRIMAYASLFLLMVPIALVAIRIVPPRPVIAEAGIGWRQEIRASLSFPPLILLLGVQFLNSFAFGSLTSLFVFFAAAVLDLDGQSAILLFASFIGGAIASPIWTLLARRYGKPPMMIAMGLLISGLLIVTLFQQPRGIVQAAGFSIMLGTGFVGLLFTHSMLADLIPRDAARCGRSRAAFLFALLNLMQKFGVAAAIAVSYLLLDVVGFDPRDGVAASHELHLLFALQPTASWMVMVGLLIAMQRALRRDADPALADPALAIASPRQ, via the coding sequence TTGGCGAGTACTGCCCTGCCATCGGCTGGCCAACCCGGCGGGGACGCAGCGTTGCGCCCGCGCACGGTTGCCGCCTATGCTGCGACCGCCGGGCCGACGGTCATCCTTGGTCTGCCGTTCAGCGTCTATCTGCCGCCTTACATTGCCGAGGGTGGGGTGATTTCGGTGGCCCTCGTCGGCCTGCTGTTTTCACTCACCACCATCTGGGACGGGGTCGTCGACCCGCTGATCGGGACGATGGTCGACCGGGTCCGCACCGGGCCGGGGGCGCATCGGCGCTGGATGCTGCTGGCGCTGGTGCCATTGTCACTGTTGTTGCTCGCGCTCGTCACCGTGGGCGATAGGCTGCCGTTTGCTGCGCTGTTCGTGATGATGGTGCTCTTTTATTCCAGCTTCAGCCTGTATGAGGTCGCGCAACTGTCGTGGGGTTCGGCCTTGGTGCGTTCGCCGCGTGACAGCGCGCTGCTGTACGGAGTGCGCGACTGGTTCGCGAAAATCGCGCTGATCCTGGCCTTTGCGGCGCCCGCGGCGGCGCAGCTGCTGATCCCCGGGGTCAGTCTGCAGGGGCGGATCATGGCCTATGCCAGCCTGTTTCTGCTGATGGTGCCGATCGCGCTGGTCGCGATCCGCATCGTCCCGCCGCGGCCGGTGATCGCCGAGGCTGGGATCGGCTGGCGCCAGGAAATTCGCGCATCGCTGTCCTTTCCGCCGCTGATCCTGCTGCTGGGCGTGCAATTCCTCAACAGCTTTGCCTTTGGGTCGCTGACCTCGTTGTTCGTGTTCTTCGCCGCCGCGGTGCTCGATCTCGACGGGCAGAGCGCCATCTTGCTGTTCGCCAGCTTCATCGGCGGGGCGATCGCGTCGCCGATCTGGACGCTGCTGGCGCGGCGCTACGGCAAGCCGCCGATGATGATCGCGATGGGGCTGCTGATCTCCGGCCTGCTCATCGTGACTCTGTTCCAGCAGCCGAGGGGTATCGTCCAGGCGGCGGGGTTTTCAATCATGCTGGGCACCGGATTCGTCGGCCTGCTGTTCACCCATTCGATGCTTGCCGACCTGATCCCGCGCGACGCGGCACGGTGCGGGCGTAGCCGGGCGGCCTTTCTGTTCGCGCTGCTTAACCTGATGCAGAAATTCGGCGTCGCGGCCGCGATCGCGGTCAGCTATCTGCTGCTGGACGTCGTCGGTTTCGATCCGCGCGACGGCGTTGCGGCGTCGCACGAGCTGCATTTGTTGTTCGCGCTCCAGCCCACCGCCAGCTGGATGGTCATGGTCGGGCTGCTGATCGCGATGCAGCGGGCGCTGCGGCGCGACGCCGATCCCGCTCTTGCCGACCCTGCACTTGCAATCGCTTCGCCGCGCCAGTAA
- the secE gene encoding preprotein translocase subunit SecE translates to MAKTSPAEFINQVRAEAKKIVWPTGRETVQTTIMVLIMTTILALFFFGVDTVFNAIVSWLTSLAR, encoded by the coding sequence ATGGCGAAAACCAGCCCGGCTGAGTTCATCAATCAGGTGCGCGCCGAAGCCAAGAAGATCGTCTGGCCCACGGGGCGCGAGACGGTGCAGACGACGATCATGGTGCTGATCATGACGACGATCCTCGCGCTGTTCTTTTTCGGCGTCGACACGGTTTTCAACGCGATCGTCAGCTGGCTGACGTCGCTCGCGCGCTAA
- the nusG gene encoding transcription termination/antitermination protein NusG, with protein sequence MARWYIIHAYSGFENKVRDSVLSEAERMGLTDFVEAVEVPVETVTEVKRGKKVQAERKFFPGYVLAKLTMTDDVYHLVKNTPKVTGFLGSMGKPQAISEAEAARILNSKEEAAARPKQEIRVDYEIGDQVKVLDGPFASFNGLVEELDFEKARVKVSVSIFGRATPVELDFEQVERFK encoded by the coding sequence ATGGCGCGCTGGTACATCATTCACGCCTATTCGGGTTTCGAAAACAAGGTTCGCGATTCGGTGTTGTCGGAGGCCGAACGCATGGGCTTGACCGATTTCGTCGAAGCCGTCGAAGTGCCGGTCGAAACCGTGACCGAGGTGAAGCGCGGCAAAAAGGTCCAGGCCGAACGCAAATTCTTCCCCGGCTATGTCCTCGCCAAGTTGACGATGACCGACGATGTCTATCACTTGGTGAAGAACACGCCGAAGGTAACGGGCTTCCTGGGTTCGATGGGCAAGCCGCAGGCGATCAGCGAAGCCGAAGCCGCGCGCATCCTGAACAGCAAGGAAGAGGCGGCTGCCCGTCCGAAGCAGGAAATCCGCGTCGATTACGAAATCGGCGACCAGGTCAAGGTGCTCGACGGTCCCTTCGCCAGCTTCAACGGGCTGGTCGAGGAACTCGATTTCGAAAAGGCGCGCGTCAAGGTGTCGGTGTCGATCTTCGGTCGCGCCACCCCGGTCGAGCTCGACTTCGAACAGGTCGAACGCTTCAAATAA
- a CDS encoding acyl-CoA thioesterase domain-containing protein, with product MVALSPEQIQARIERAREINASVDAAKVVGAVARLFDLEPAEEPDEFTFPALATTARERIFGGQVIAQAMVAAARTVDTGKEVHSLHAYFLRGGDETKPLHFRVHRDFDGRSFANRRVVVRQDGKVIFNLTASFQLRAPGLSHQVPMPDLLPPEQCRDFLETIAADPNISDQAFAHMARRRPFELRNHRPPASAKATQHYQWFRVAAPIGDDPLVHRAFLAFASDMGLLSSAMLPHGLNWSTPGLFSTSLDHAMWFHNDIRVDEWFVFVMDSDWTGGSRGINRGSIYRRDGTLIASAVQEGLLRYDPPA from the coding sequence GTGGTGGCGCTTTCCCCCGAACAGATTCAGGCGCGCATCGAACGCGCGCGCGAGATCAACGCCAGCGTCGATGCGGCCAAGGTCGTCGGCGCGGTCGCGCGGCTGTTCGACCTCGAACCCGCTGAAGAACCCGATGAATTTACCTTCCCCGCCCTCGCAACCACCGCGCGCGAACGGATTTTCGGCGGCCAGGTGATCGCGCAGGCGATGGTCGCCGCGGCGCGCACCGTCGATACGGGCAAAGAGGTCCATTCGCTCCACGCCTATTTCCTGCGCGGCGGCGACGAGACGAAACCGCTGCATTTTCGCGTCCACCGCGATTTCGACGGGCGCAGCTTTGCCAACCGACGCGTCGTCGTGCGCCAGGACGGCAAGGTCATCTTTAACCTGACCGCCTCGTTCCAGCTGCGCGCCCCCGGCCTGTCGCATCAGGTGCCGATGCCCGACCTGCTGCCGCCCGAGCAATGCCGCGACTTCCTGGAGACGATCGCCGCCGATCCGAATATCTCGGACCAGGCCTTTGCCCATATGGCGCGGCGGCGGCCGTTCGAATTGCGCAACCATCGCCCGCCTGCATCGGCCAAGGCGACCCAGCATTATCAGTGGTTCCGTGTTGCGGCGCCGATCGGCGACGATCCGCTGGTGCACCGCGCCTTCCTGGCCTTTGCGTCCGACATGGGGCTGTTGTCGTCGGCGATGCTGCCGCACGGTCTCAACTGGTCGACCCCCGGGCTGTTTTCAACCAGCCTCGACCATGCGATGTGGTTCCATAATGACATCCGCGTCGACGAATGGTTTGTCTTCGTCATGGACAGCGACTGGACCGGCGGCAGCCGCGGGATCAATCGCGGTTCGATCTATCGCCGCGACGGCACCCTGATTGCCTCGGCGGTGCAGGAAGGGCTGCTGCGCTACGACCCGCCCGCATAA
- the rplK gene encoding 50S ribosomal protein L11, translated as MAKKISGYIKLQVPAGTANPSPPLGPALGQRGVNIMEFCKAFNAATDGMEKGTPTPTIITVFADKSFSFVTKTPPATYLIKKAANLKSGSKEPGKISGGKIARSKLTEIAEIKMKDLNANDLEQATKIIEGSARSMGLEVTEG; from the coding sequence ATGGCTAAGAAGATCAGCGGCTATATCAAGCTGCAAGTTCCGGCGGGGACCGCAAACCCCTCGCCGCCGCTCGGGCCGGCCCTCGGCCAGCGCGGTGTCAATATCATGGAATTCTGCAAGGCGTTCAACGCAGCGACAGATGGCATGGAAAAAGGCACCCCGACCCCGACCATCATCACCGTGTTCGCCGACAAGAGCTTTTCGTTCGTTACGAAGACCCCGCCGGCAACCTATCTGATCAAGAAGGCCGCGAACCTGAAGTCGGGCTCGAAGGAGCCCGGAAAGATCAGCGGCGGAAAGATCGCCCGCTCGAAGCTGACCGAAATCGCCGAGATCAAGATGAAGGATCTTAACGCGAACGATCTGGAACAGGCAACGAAGATCATCGAGGGCAGCGCGCGCTCGATGGGCCTCGAAGTGACGGAGGGCTGA
- the rplA gene encoding 50S ribosomal protein L1: MAKLTKKQKALEGKVDALKLHTVDDALKTVRELASAKFDETLEIAMNLGVDPRHADQMVRGVVTLPAGTGKDVKVAVFARGDNADKALAAGADKVGAEDLMEDMLAGNLDYGRVIATPDMMGIVGRLGKTLGPKGLMPNPKLGTVTPNVAEAVKAAKGGQIEFRVEKVGIIHAGLGKLSFGEEKLRQNFDAFVDAIVKAKPAGAKGKYVRKIALSSSMGPGVKVDTADVTGA; this comes from the coding sequence ATGGCAAAGCTGACCAAGAAGCAGAAAGCGCTTGAAGGCAAGGTTGATGCGCTGAAGCTGCACACCGTCGACGACGCGCTGAAGACCGTTCGCGAACTGGCCTCGGCCAAGTTTGACGAAACGCTCGAAATCGCGATGAACCTGGGTGTCGATCCGCGCCACGCCGACCAGATGGTCCGCGGCGTCGTGACGCTCCCCGCCGGTACCGGCAAGGACGTCAAGGTCGCCGTGTTCGCGCGCGGCGATAATGCCGACAAGGCGCTGGCCGCCGGTGCCGACAAGGTCGGCGCCGAAGACCTGATGGAAGACATGCTCGCGGGCAACCTCGACTATGGCCGCGTCATCGCGACGCCGGACATGATGGGTATCGTCGGCCGCCTGGGTAAGACGCTGGGTCCGAAGGGCCTGATGCCGAACCCGAAGCTGGGCACCGTGACCCCGAACGTCGCCGAAGCCGTGAAGGCCGCCAAGGGCGGTCAGATCGAATTCCGCGTCGAAAAGGTCGGTATCATCCATGCCGGTTTGGGCAAGCTGTCGTTCGGCGAGGAAAAGCTCCGCCAGAACTTCGACGCCTTCGTCGACGCGATCGTCAAGGCCAAGCCGGCAGGTGCAAAGGGCAAATATGTCCGCAAGATCGCGCTGTCGTCGTCGATGGGTCCGGGCGTGAAGGTCGATACGGCCGACGTGACTGGCGCCTGA
- a CDS encoding heme exporter protein CcmB: MTTLLALFWRDLRRAWGSGALWLPVLFFLLVATAFPFAVGPDAPLLRRAGGGMVWVAALLAALLPIDRLVRPDRDAGVLDQLAVRGIADEVIAAVKILAHAIAFGLPLMIALFPAAALLAQDAGRVEVLAVGIAIAIPALASLAVLSAALTAGLKGGSAIGGLLILPLAIPLLIFGAGMLDPSARGAMKLLGATSLLLTMIGPFAAGAAMRGLRE; this comes from the coding sequence ATGACCACCCTCCTCGCCCTGTTCTGGCGCGACCTGCGCCGCGCGTGGGGCAGCGGGGCGCTGTGGTTGCCGGTGCTATTCTTCCTGCTCGTCGCGACCGCTTTCCCCTTTGCGGTGGGCCCCGATGCGCCGCTGCTGCGCCGCGCGGGTGGCGGGATGGTCTGGGTCGCGGCGCTGCTCGCGGCGTTGCTGCCGATCGATCGGCTGGTGCGCCCCGACCGCGATGCCGGGGTGCTCGATCAGCTCGCGGTGCGCGGTATCGCCGATGAGGTGATCGCAGCGGTCAAGATATTGGCGCACGCGATCGCGTTCGGATTGCCGTTGATGATCGCGCTGTTTCCGGCGGCGGCGTTGCTGGCACAGGACGCCGGGCGGGTGGAGGTGCTGGCGGTAGGGATTGCGATCGCGATCCCGGCGCTGGCATCGCTCGCGGTGCTGAGTGCGGCGCTGACCGCGGGGCTGAAAGGCGGCAGCGCGATCGGCGGACTGCTGATACTGCCGCTGGCGATTCCACTGCTGATCTTTGGCGCGGGGATGCTCGACCCGTCGGCACGCGGGGCGATGAAATTGCTGGGCGCGACGAGTTTGCTGCTGACGATGATCGGGCCGTTTGCGGCGGGCGCGGCGATGCGGGGGTTGAGGGAATGA
- the ccmA gene encoding heme ABC exporter ATP-binding protein CcmA, with amino-acid sequence MSALLQLDRVACIRGDRLLFENLSLALQPGEALWLRGANGAGKSSLIRLAAGLLSAAAGTVERHGRIALIDEASALDPELPLRRALDFWARVDTVDGHAVDRAMDAMALHPLAEVPVSMLSTGQRKRAAMVRVIASGAPIWLLDEPANGMDDAAQARLVAAIAAHRANGGAVLLASHFALGVPDLAELDMGALA; translated from the coding sequence GTGAGCGCACTTTTGCAGCTTGATCGGGTGGCGTGCATCCGCGGCGACCGGCTGCTGTTCGAAAATCTATCGCTGGCGCTGCAACCCGGCGAGGCGCTGTGGCTGCGCGGCGCGAATGGCGCGGGCAAGTCGAGCCTGATCCGCCTCGCGGCCGGATTGCTCAGCGCCGCGGCGGGGACGGTCGAGCGCCACGGGCGCATCGCGCTGATCGACGAAGCATCGGCGCTCGATCCCGAACTGCCGCTGCGCCGCGCGCTCGATTTCTGGGCGCGGGTCGATACCGTCGACGGCCATGCGGTTGACCGCGCGATGGACGCGATGGCGCTCCATCCGCTTGCCGAAGTGCCGGTTTCGATGCTGTCGACCGGCCAACGCAAGCGCGCCGCGATGGTCCGCGTAATCGCGAGCGGCGCGCCGATCTGGCTGCTCGACGAGCCCGCCAACGGCATGGACGATGCGGCGCAGGCGCGGCTGGTCGCGGCGATTGCGGCGCACCGGGCAAATGGCGGGGCGGTGTTGCTGGCGTCGCATTTCGCGCTGGGGGTGCCAGACCTCGCCGAACTCGACATGGGGGCGCTGGCATGA
- a CDS encoding metallopeptidase family protein produces the protein MTDKPALPPGWTGTAPDADALFTMAEAALATMPAVFLPHIQGVVIAIEEFADDEILKSLDIEHPYDLTGLYEGRPLTERSIGESGGMPDRVTLYRVPILVEWIETGEQLEWLVRHVLIHEIGHHFGFSDDDMHALEDMG, from the coding sequence ATGACCGACAAGCCTGCCCTGCCCCCCGGCTGGACCGGAACCGCCCCCGATGCCGACGCGCTGTTCACGATGGCGGAAGCGGCGCTGGCGACGATGCCCGCGGTGTTCCTGCCGCATATCCAGGGCGTCGTCATAGCGATCGAGGAATTTGCCGACGACGAGATCCTCAAATCGCTCGACATCGAGCATCCCTATGACCTGACCGGCCTGTACGAAGGTCGCCCGCTGACCGAGCGCAGCATCGGCGAGAGCGGCGGCATGCCCGACCGGGTGACGCTGTACCGCGTCCCGATCCTGGTCGAATGGATCGAGACCGGCGAGCAGCTGGAATGGCTGGTGCGGCATGTACTGATCCACGAGATCGGGCATCATTTCGGTTTTTCGGACGACGATATGCACGCGCTGGAAGATATGGGGTGA
- a CDS encoding 4a-hydroxytetrahydrobiopterin dehydratase, whose amino-acid sequence MVQKLDENARTALLARFPDWTHEPNRDAITRRFKFDDFAQAFGFMASVAIIAEKMDHHPEWSNVYNRVDILLTTHDADGLSERDAKLAEAIERLL is encoded by the coding sequence ATGGTCCAGAAACTCGACGAAAACGCCCGCACCGCCTTGCTCGCCCGCTTCCCCGACTGGACGCACGAACCGAACCGCGACGCGATCACCCGCCGTTTCAAATTCGACGATTTCGCACAGGCGTTCGGGTTCATGGCCAGCGTCGCGATTATCGCCGAAAAGATGGATCACCATCCCGAATGGTCGAACGTCTATAACCGCGTCGATATCCTGTTGACGACGCATGACGCCGATGGTCTGTCGGAGCGTGACGCAAAGCTGGCCGAGGCGATCGAGCGGCTGCTTTAG
- a CDS encoding DUF1275 family protein — translation MLRFDRSHQALAIGVAGLAGYVDAIGFVESAGFFVSFMTGNSTRLAVGLAGEQPAALIAGTIITVFVIGVVAGSLIGARAGSLRTPAVLLSVTILLGTAAVLRLEGTGWGALLFLALAMGAANAAMAGRDGSVVGVTYMTGTLVQMGQKIANALRGEGDRRWLHHFGLWAGLVVGALIGARTVIWSPVLAYVFAVALAVTLAFRAGWLARQAA, via the coding sequence ATGCTCCGTTTTGACCGATCGCATCAGGCGCTGGCCATCGGGGTGGCCGGTCTGGCGGGGTATGTCGATGCGATCGGCTTTGTCGAATCGGCCGGCTTTTTCGTGTCGTTCATGACGGGTAACTCGACCCGGCTTGCCGTCGGCCTGGCAGGGGAGCAGCCCGCGGCACTGATCGCAGGCACCATCATCACGGTCTTTGTGATCGGCGTGGTCGCGGGGTCGCTGATCGGCGCGCGCGCCGGATCGCTGCGGACACCGGCGGTTCTGCTGAGTGTCACCATTTTGCTGGGCACCGCGGCGGTGTTGCGATTGGAGGGCACCGGCTGGGGCGCGCTGCTATTCCTCGCGCTCGCAATGGGTGCCGCCAACGCGGCGATGGCAGGCCGCGATGGGTCGGTCGTCGGCGTGACCTATATGACGGGCACGCTGGTGCAAATGGGGCAGAAGATCGCTAATGCGCTGCGCGGAGAGGGCGATCGCAGATGGCTGCACCACTTCGGCCTATGGGCGGGACTGGTCGTCGGCGCGCTAATAGGTGCGCGAACGGTGATCTGGTCGCCGGTATTGGCCTATGTTTTCGCCGTCGCACTGGCCGTTACGCTTGCTTTTCGCGCGGGCTGGCTTGCGCGGCAAGCGGCATAA
- a CDS encoding amino acid permease has product MTDSLFRRKPIVPERQEGQGLARTLGWPHLIALGVGAIVGTGILTLIGVGADKAGPAVILSFGIAGLICACAALAYAEMATMIPASGSAYTYSYVVIGELIAWVVGWSLILEYSLVVSAVAVGWSGYAAPLLEAWAGVPMALMQGPELGGIVNLPAIAIIAVVAGLLLVGTRESATLNAILVVVKVIALVIFVAVALPAFNAANLEPFSPYGFPKHMGPDGVERGVMAAAAIIFFAFYGFDAIATAAEETKNPDRDLKIGIVGSMFVCVVIYIAVAVAAVGAIAYARFANSPEPLALILRELGSPLAAQYLAVSAIIALPTVILAFFYGQSRIFFTMARDGLLPASLAKLSSRGTPVRITIFTALVVAVLAGFIPLGELAALANAGTLAAFTAVSICMLIMRVRAPNAQRTFRAPLPWVIGGIAVFGCIYLFFSLPMQTQLWFLVWNVGGLGVYFLYARRNAVVR; this is encoded by the coding sequence ATGACCGACAGCCTGTTCCGCCGCAAACCGATCGTGCCGGAACGGCAGGAGGGGCAGGGGCTGGCGCGGACACTCGGTTGGCCGCATCTGATCGCGCTCGGGGTCGGGGCGATCGTCGGCACCGGTATTTTGACGCTGATCGGGGTTGGTGCCGACAAGGCCGGTCCTGCGGTGATCCTCTCGTTCGGCATCGCGGGCCTGATCTGCGCCTGCGCGGCGCTCGCTTATGCCGAAATGGCGACGATGATCCCCGCGTCGGGCAGCGCCTATACCTATAGCTATGTCGTCATCGGCGAACTCATCGCATGGGTCGTCGGGTGGAGCCTGATCCTGGAATATTCGCTGGTGGTCAGCGCGGTCGCGGTCGGCTGGTCGGGCTATGCCGCACCTTTGCTGGAGGCATGGGCGGGCGTGCCGATGGCGCTGATGCAGGGGCCCGAACTTGGCGGCATCGTCAACCTGCCGGCGATCGCGATCATTGCGGTCGTAGCGGGGTTGCTGCTCGTCGGGACGCGCGAGAGTGCGACGCTCAACGCGATCCTGGTGGTGGTCAAAGTGATTGCGCTGGTGATTTTTGTCGCAGTGGCTTTGCCTGCGTTCAACGCGGCCAATCTCGAACCGTTCAGCCCCTATGGCTTTCCCAAGCATATGGGACCGGACGGCGTCGAGCGCGGCGTGATGGCCGCCGCCGCGATCATCTTTTTCGCCTTCTACGGCTTCGACGCCATTGCAACGGCGGCGGAAGAAACGAAGAACCCCGACCGCGATCTCAAGATTGGCATCGTCGGGTCGATGTTCGTTTGCGTCGTCATCTACATCGCGGTCGCGGTCGCCGCGGTCGGCGCAATTGCCTACGCGCGCTTTGCCAACAGCCCCGAACCGCTGGCGCTGATCCTGCGCGAACTGGGCAGCCCGCTCGCGGCGCAATATCTGGCGGTGTCGGCAATCATCGCGCTGCCGACGGTAATCCTCGCCTTTTTCTATGGCCAGAGCCGCATATTCTTCACCATGGCGCGCGATGGTCTGCTGCCCGCCAGCCTGGCCAAATTGTCGTCGCGCGGGACGCCGGTGCGGATCACCATCTTCACCGCGCTTGTCGTTGCCGTCCTCGCGGGCTTCATCCCGCTCGGCGAGCTAGCGGCGCTCGCCAATGCCGGGACGCTCGCGGCGTTCACCGCGGTGTCGATCTGCATGTTGATCATGCGCGTCCGCGCGCCCAACGCCCAGCGCACCTTCCGTGCCCCGCTGCCGTGGGTCATTGGCGGCATTGCAGTCTTTGGCTGCATCTATCTGTTTTTCAGCCTGCCGATGCAGACGCAGCTATGGTTCCTGGTGTGGAATGTCGGCGGGCTGGGGGTCTATTTCCTCTACGCCCGGCGGAATGCGGTGGTGCGGTAA
- a CDS encoding zf-TFIIB domain-containing protein — protein sequence MSERQGIEIDYCPQCRGVWLDRGELDKIIERSEGAAAPAPRASAPPPQQPYQQQPQYREHGHDDRYYGSKPYKKNYKKSFLSELFD from the coding sequence ATGTCGGAGCGACAGGGAATCGAGATCGATTACTGCCCGCAGTGCCGCGGCGTGTGGCTGGACCGCGGCGAGCTCGACAAGATCATCGAACGCAGCGAAGGTGCCGCAGCCCCCGCCCCGCGCGCGTCGGCGCCGCCGCCGCAGCAGCCCTATCAGCAGCAGCCGCAATATCGCGAACACGGCCATGACGACCGTTACTACGGCAGCAAACCGTACAAGAAGAATTACAAGAAGAGCTTCCTGAGCGAATTGTTTGACTAA
- a CDS encoding DUF2218 domain-containing protein — MTVSSTAAVPTVHASKYLQQLCKHWQHNLAVEFTATRGTVAFPRDARGADWPGDGLVTFEAGPETLSVRIDASVAAQLEGLQGAIARHLDRFAFREAPLPFDWQTPSR, encoded by the coding sequence ATGACGGTCAGCAGCACCGCGGCGGTGCCGACCGTCCACGCCAGCAAATATCTGCAACAGCTGTGCAAGCACTGGCAGCATAATCTGGCCGTCGAGTTCACCGCGACCCGCGGCACCGTGGCCTTCCCCAGGGATGCGCGCGGTGCCGACTGGCCGGGCGATGGGCTGGTGACCTTCGAAGCCGGACCCGAGACGCTGTCGGTCCGCATCGACGCCAGCGTCGCTGCGCAACTCGAAGGCTTGCAGGGCGCGATTGCGCGCCACCTCGACCGCTTTGCCTTTCGCGAGGCGCCCTTGCCGTTCGACTGGCAAACGCCATCTAGGTGA
- a CDS encoding PadR family transcriptional regulator, with protein sequence MIFYAKMTGRDCGGRHAMHRGGGRSFGHGFGHGFGGGRRGGGRGERGARRRMFDSGELRLVLLKLIADEPRHGYDLIRQIEELTSGAYAPSPGVIYPTLTMLDDMGQIEAQQSDGAKKLFAITDAGRAEIDANKEVIDAAIARLTQVGEDTQRTDSASVRRAMGNLRQVLMDRLGDRDLDKTALHDIVALIDEAAQKIERL encoded by the coding sequence ATGATTTTTTATGCGAAAATGACAGGCCGCGATTGCGGCGGGCGCCATGCGATGCATCGCGGCGGTGGACGCAGCTTTGGCCATGGTTTCGGACATGGCTTTGGCGGCGGTCGCCGCGGCGGGGGACGTGGCGAGCGCGGTGCGCGTCGGCGCATGTTCGACAGCGGCGAACTGCGGCTGGTGCTGCTCAAGCTGATCGCCGACGAACCGCGCCACGGTTACGACCTGATCCGCCAGATCGAGGAACTCACCAGCGGCGCCTATGCACCCAGCCCCGGGGTGATCTATCCGACCCTCACGATGCTCGACGACATGGGCCAGATCGAAGCGCAGCAGAGCGACGGCGCCAAAAAGCTGTTCGCGATCACCGATGCCGGGCGCGCCGAGATCGATGCCAACAAGGAGGTCATCGACGCCGCCATCGCACGCCTGACGCAGGTCGGCGAGGACACGCAGCGCACTGACTCGGCATCGGTTCGCCGCGCGATGGGCAATTTGCGGCAGGTGCTGATGGACCGCCTGGGCGACCGCGATCTCGACAAGACGGCGTTGCACGACATCGTCGCGCTGATCGACGAGGCCGCACAAAAGATCGAGCGGCTGTGA
- the rplJ gene encoding 50S ribosomal protein L10 yields MDRTEKAEAVSSLNATLASAASVVVVRNLGMTVAQSTVLRQQMRDAGADFRVTKNRLAKIALDGTSYTGIGELLTGPTALATSTDPVAAAKIAVDFAKTNDKLEIVGGGMGDVVLDVDGVKALASLPSLDELRAKIIGLVQAPATKVAQIAAAPAGQLARVFGAYAAKEAA; encoded by the coding sequence ATGGATCGTACGGAAAAGGCCGAAGCCGTATCCTCGCTGAACGCTACGCTGGCATCAGCTGCCTCGGTTGTGGTCGTCCGCAACCTGGGCATGACCGTCGCTCAGTCGACGGTGCTGCGTCAGCAAATGCGCGATGCCGGGGCCGACTTTCGCGTCACGAAGAACCGTCTTGCCAAAATCGCGCTCGACGGCACGTCCTACACCGGCATCGGCGAACTGCTGACCGGCCCCACCGCCCTCGCAACCTCGACCGATCCGGTCGCGGCGGCAAAGATCGCGGTGGATTTTGCCAAGACCAACGACAAACTCGAAATCGTTGGCGGCGGCATGGGCGACGTGGTGCTCGACGTTGATGGCGTCAAAGCGCTGGCTTCGCTTCCCTCGCTCGACGAGCTGCGCGCCAAGATCATTGGTCTGGTGCAGGCTCCGGCCACCAAGGTTGCGCAGATTGCCGCAGCCCCGGCTGGCCAGTTGGCGCGGGTTTTTGGCGCATATGCCGCCAAAGAAGCAGCGTGA
- the rplL gene encoding 50S ribosomal protein L7/L12 yields MADLAKIVEDLSALTVLEAADLSKMLEEKWGVSAAAAVAAAPAAAAAGPAAEEQTEFDVILTGDGGNKINVIKEVRAITGLGLGEAKALVEGAPKAIKEGVNKAEAEELKAKILAAGGTVELK; encoded by the coding sequence ATGGCTGATCTCGCAAAGATCGTTGAAGACCTTTCGGCGCTGACCGTCCTCGAAGCGGCTGACCTGTCGAAGATGCTCGAAGAAAAGTGGGGCGTTTCGGCTGCCGCTGCTGTTGCTGCCGCTCCGGCTGCTGCCGCTGCTGGCCCGGCTGCTGAAGAGCAGACCGAATTCGACGTCATCCTGACGGGTGACGGCGGCAACAAGATCAACGTCATCAAGGAAGTCCGCGCAATCACCGGCCTGGGTCTTGGCGAAGCCAAGGCGCTCGTCGAAGGCGCGCCCAAGGCGATCAAGGAAGGCGTGAACAAGGCGGAAGCCGAAGAGCTGAAGGCGAAGATCCTCGCTGCCGGCGGCACCGTCGAACTGAAGTAA